In the Prochlorococcus marinus str. MIT 9312 genome, TTTTAATTTAAACCTATTTCTTTTTTTAAAAAAGGCGAAATAATTTTTGCAGCTTTACCCCTACTGCCTAATTTACTTAGTTGTGATTGTGATAGCTCTCCGTAAACACAATTAGCTTCTTTAACCCAAAAAATTGATTCGAATTCCCCCTTTGGGTATTTGGGCTTCTTAAGAATTTCTCCCCAGCATATTCCAGTTGTATCCTTCACTAAGTTTCCTGAGGGATCACATAAAACCATACAGCTTATAAATCTTGCGCTTCTATAAGGACTGTCAGAAAGTTCATTGATTAATTTTTTGATTTTTTCAGCGTTGTTTTTGGCATATCGAGCAGAATATATGCCTGGTCGACCATCTAAAATATCTACTTCAAGACCCGAGTCATCAGCTAATGCCCAA is a window encoding:
- a CDS encoding non-canonical purine NTP pyrophosphatase, yielding MNLPVLTIASGNQRKVSEISEMLDVLSLRVEKQPEYLNVEETGNTYFENALLKAKAAALETKTWALADDSGLEVDILDGRPGIYSARYAKNNAEKIKKLINELSDSPYRSARFISCMVLCDPSGNLVKDTTGICWGEILKKPKYPKGEFESIFWVKEANCVYGELSQSQLSKLGSRGKAAKIISPFLKKEIGLN